The Malus sylvestris chromosome 12, drMalSylv7.2, whole genome shotgun sequence genome contains a region encoding:
- the LOC126592754 gene encoding uncharacterized protein LOC126592754, whose amino-acid sequence MSGRLSKLGTTLTVVFAVTLAALIAQFFFLLWRRRKSQFPTSIGPHEAHHNNRQPSSLHRNIDVDEVFKWQQRLYGVSSRVLFTIEEEEEREGLDSETPATTYSSCAEKEAKTLVLDVAVTMRVEVEEATPPFTTPCASPPYYTPSPSPSRDFVV is encoded by the coding sequence ATGAGTGGTCGTCTTAGCAAGCTCGGGACAACGCTCACTGTAGTGTTTGCTGTCACTCTCGCCGCCCTTATAGCGcagttcttcttcctcctctggcGGCGAAGGAAGTCCCAGTTTCCGACCAGCATCGGGCCCCACGAAGCTCATCATAACAACCGACAACCTAGCTCACTGCACCGCAATATCGACGTGGACGAGGTGTTCAAGTGGCAGCAGCGACTGTACGGCGTGTCGTCCAGGGTGCTGTTCACGAtcgaggaggaggaagagagagagggtctGGACTCCGAGACGCCGGCAACGACGTATTCATCCTGTGCGGAGAAAGAGGCGAAGACCCTGGTGCTGGACGTAGCGGTGACTATGAGAGTAGAGGTGGAGGAGGCAACGCCGCCGTTTACTACGCCATGTGCTTCGCCGCCGTACTATACACCTTCGCCTTCTCCTAGTCGTGATTTTGTAGTGTGA
- the LOC126592752 gene encoding uncharacterized protein LOC126592752 isoform X4 — MAASKLVILSIFLALIFSQIRAVASIPAEEEEPVKFPRSDTPDSSALKIELNQLRAKILEFDASEKIKALKKKNELIEEEEEVIQGNSDSISSLQSEIESLQARFTEKAMYGLVNVRYCTY; from the exons ATGGCGGCCTCCAAGCTCGTGATTCTCTCAATCTTTCTTGCCCTTATTTTCTCCCAGATTCGGGCTGTCGCTTCAATCCCGGCGGAGGAAGAAGAGCCAGTGAAGTTCCCCCGATCGGACACCCCTGATTCTTCCGCTCTGAAGATCGAGTTGAATCAGCTCAGGGCTAAGATCCTAG AATTCGACGCCAGTGAGAAGATTAAGGCACTGAAAAAGAAGAATGAGCTtatagaagaggaggaggaagtaATTCAAGGGAACTCGGATAGCATTTCTTCATTGCAGAGTGAAATCGAGTCTCTCCAG GCTCGATTTACTGAGAAAGCTATGTATGGTTTGGTGAACGTGAGGTATTGCACCTATTGA
- the LOC126592752 gene encoding uncharacterized protein LOC126592752 isoform X3, whose translation MAASKLVILSIFLALIFSQIRAVASIPAEEEEPVKFPRSDTPDSSALKIELNQLRAKILAMMARALYLASIEDLETVWCFFEAHEIGFEPRKTTNSKVNLLSFGSPAKFASLYDWRYFGFDLK comes from the exons ATGGCGGCCTCCAAGCTCGTGATTCTCTCAATCTTTCTTGCCCTTATTTTCTCCCAGATTCGGGCTGTCGCTTCAATCCCGGCGGAGGAAGAAGAGCCAGTGAAGTTCCCCCGATCGGACACCCCTGATTCTTCCGCTCTGAAGATCGAGTTGAATCAGCTCAGGGCTAAGATCCTAG CTATGATGGCAAGAGCTTTATATTTAGCTTCCATTGAAGACCTGGAGACAGTGTGGTGCTTCTTTGAAGCCCATGAAATAGGATTTGAACCTAGAAAGACAACAAACTCAAAAGTGAATCTTTTGTCGTTCGGATCTCCAGCCAAATTTGCATCACTATATGACTGGAGATATTTTGGTTTTGATCTGAAATGA
- the LOC126592752 gene encoding uncharacterized protein LOC126592752 isoform X12: MAASKLVILSIFLALIFSQIRAVASIPAEEEEPVKFPRSDTPDSSALKIELNQLRAKILEFDASEKIKALKKKNELIEEEEEVIQGNSDSISSLQSEIESLQL, translated from the exons ATGGCGGCCTCCAAGCTCGTGATTCTCTCAATCTTTCTTGCCCTTATTTTCTCCCAGATTCGGGCTGTCGCTTCAATCCCGGCGGAGGAAGAAGAGCCAGTGAAGTTCCCCCGATCGGACACCCCTGATTCTTCCGCTCTGAAGATCGAGTTGAATCAGCTCAGGGCTAAGATCCTAG AATTCGACGCCAGTGAGAAGATTAAGGCACTGAAAAAGAAGAATGAGCTtatagaagaggaggaggaagtaATTCAAGGGAACTCGGATAGCATTTCTTCATTGCAGAGTGAAATCGAGTCTCTCCAG CTATGA
- the LOC126592752 gene encoding uncharacterized protein LOC126592752 isoform X7, translated as MAASKLVILSIFLALIFSQIRAVASIPAEEEEPVKFPRSDTPDSSALKIELNQLRAKILEFDASEKIKALKKKNELIEEEEEVIQGNSDSISSLQSEIESLQEVLKTVKTLRRRRRS; from the exons ATGGCGGCCTCCAAGCTCGTGATTCTCTCAATCTTTCTTGCCCTTATTTTCTCCCAGATTCGGGCTGTCGCTTCAATCCCGGCGGAGGAAGAAGAGCCAGTGAAGTTCCCCCGATCGGACACCCCTGATTCTTCCGCTCTGAAGATCGAGTTGAATCAGCTCAGGGCTAAGATCCTAG AATTCGACGCCAGTGAGAAGATTAAGGCACTGAAAAAGAAGAATGAGCTtatagaagaggaggaggaagtaATTCAAGGGAACTCGGATAGCATTTCTTCATTGCAGAGTGAAATCGAGTCTCTCCAG GAGGTTTTAAAAACGGTGAAAACCttaagaaggaggaggaggagctaG
- the LOC126592752 gene encoding uncharacterized protein LOC126592752 isoform X11, with product MAASKLVILSIFLALIFSQIRAVASIPAEEEEPVKFPRSDTPDSSALKIELNQLRAKILEFDASEKIKALKKKNELIEEEEEVIQGNSDSISSLQSEIESLQTI from the exons ATGGCGGCCTCCAAGCTCGTGATTCTCTCAATCTTTCTTGCCCTTATTTTCTCCCAGATTCGGGCTGTCGCTTCAATCCCGGCGGAGGAAGAAGAGCCAGTGAAGTTCCCCCGATCGGACACCCCTGATTCTTCCGCTCTGAAGATCGAGTTGAATCAGCTCAGGGCTAAGATCCTAG AATTCGACGCCAGTGAGAAGATTAAGGCACTGAAAAAGAAGAATGAGCTtatagaagaggaggaggaagtaATTCAAGGGAACTCGGATAGCATTTCTTCATTGCAGAGTGAAATCGAGTCTCTCCAG ACTATCTAA
- the LOC126592752 gene encoding uncharacterized protein LOC126592752 isoform X5: MAASKLVILSIFLALIFSQIRAVASIPAEEEEPVKFPRSDTPDSSALKIELNQLRAKILEFDASEKIKALKKKNELIEEEEEVIQGNSDSISSLQSEIESLQVSILKHATCTDATCSLN; encoded by the exons ATGGCGGCCTCCAAGCTCGTGATTCTCTCAATCTTTCTTGCCCTTATTTTCTCCCAGATTCGGGCTGTCGCTTCAATCCCGGCGGAGGAAGAAGAGCCAGTGAAGTTCCCCCGATCGGACACCCCTGATTCTTCCGCTCTGAAGATCGAGTTGAATCAGCTCAGGGCTAAGATCCTAG AATTCGACGCCAGTGAGAAGATTAAGGCACTGAAAAAGAAGAATGAGCTtatagaagaggaggaggaagtaATTCAAGGGAACTCGGATAGCATTTCTTCATTGCAGAGTGAAATCGAGTCTCTCCAG GTATCCATACTCAAACATGCTACTTGCACAGATGCTACTTGCTCACTAAACTGA
- the LOC126592752 gene encoding uncharacterized protein LOC126592752 isoform X1, translated as MAASKLVILSIFLALIFSQIRAVASIPAEEEEPVKFPRSDTPDSSALKIELNQLRAKILEFDASEKIKALKKKNELIEEEEEVIQGNSDSISSLQSEIESLQRCQLPLPLSRPIQNVRMLMSLDSYFLCVPGFSHLAMSLTQLHRTKDEGLFVVCNLLFNLDSLFLP; from the exons ATGGCGGCCTCCAAGCTCGTGATTCTCTCAATCTTTCTTGCCCTTATTTTCTCCCAGATTCGGGCTGTCGCTTCAATCCCGGCGGAGGAAGAAGAGCCAGTGAAGTTCCCCCGATCGGACACCCCTGATTCTTCCGCTCTGAAGATCGAGTTGAATCAGCTCAGGGCTAAGATCCTAG AATTCGACGCCAGTGAGAAGATTAAGGCACTGAAAAAGAAGAATGAGCTtatagaagaggaggaggaagtaATTCAAGGGAACTCGGATAGCATTTCTTCATTGCAGAGTGAAATCGAGTCTCTCCAG AGATGCCAGCTTCCGCTTCCACTGAGTCGACCCATCCAGAACGTACGCATGCTTATGTCACTGGATTCCTATTTTCTCTGTGTTCCTGGCTTTTCGCACCTGGCGATGTCGCTGACTCAGTTGCACAGGACGAAGGACGAAGGACTCTTTGTTGTTTGCAACTTGCTTTTTAACTTGGACTCTTTATTTCTGCCCTAA
- the LOC126592752 gene encoding uncharacterized protein LOC126592752 isoform X8 → MAASKLVILSIFLALIFSQIRAVASIPAEEEEPVKFPRSDTPDSSALKIELNQLRAKILEFDASEKIKALKKKNELIEEEEEVIQGNSDSISSLQSEIESLQPKQKREKSLSS, encoded by the exons ATGGCGGCCTCCAAGCTCGTGATTCTCTCAATCTTTCTTGCCCTTATTTTCTCCCAGATTCGGGCTGTCGCTTCAATCCCGGCGGAGGAAGAAGAGCCAGTGAAGTTCCCCCGATCGGACACCCCTGATTCTTCCGCTCTGAAGATCGAGTTGAATCAGCTCAGGGCTAAGATCCTAG AATTCGACGCCAGTGAGAAGATTAAGGCACTGAAAAAGAAGAATGAGCTtatagaagaggaggaggaagtaATTCAAGGGAACTCGGATAGCATTTCTTCATTGCAGAGTGAAATCGAGTCTCTCCAG cccaAACAAAAGAGAGAGAAGTCACTCTCTAGCTAA
- the LOC126592752 gene encoding uncharacterized protein LOC126592752 isoform X9, with protein MAASKLVILSIFLALIFSQIRAVASIPAEEEEPVKFPRSDTPDSSALKIELNQLRAKILEFDASEKIKALKKKNELIEEEEEVIQGNSDSISSLQSEIESLQVERIVVNVDG; from the exons ATGGCGGCCTCCAAGCTCGTGATTCTCTCAATCTTTCTTGCCCTTATTTTCTCCCAGATTCGGGCTGTCGCTTCAATCCCGGCGGAGGAAGAAGAGCCAGTGAAGTTCCCCCGATCGGACACCCCTGATTCTTCCGCTCTGAAGATCGAGTTGAATCAGCTCAGGGCTAAGATCCTAG AATTCGACGCCAGTGAGAAGATTAAGGCACTGAAAAAGAAGAATGAGCTtatagaagaggaggaggaagtaATTCAAGGGAACTCGGATAGCATTTCTTCATTGCAGAGTGAAATCGAGTCTCTCCAG GTTGAACGTATTGTCGTAAATGTAGATGGGTAG
- the LOC126592752 gene encoding uncharacterized protein LOC126592752 isoform X2: protein MAASKLVILSIFLALIFSQIRAVASIPAEEEEPVKFPRSDTPDSSALKIELNQLRAKILEFDASEKIKALKKKNELIEEEEEVIQGNSDSISSLQSEIESLQALIVHMSSLKRVQKVTWCFGWILLSGLESLLLLIFHKGSSTLESSKYELFIVEIVYKLDLSC from the exons ATGGCGGCCTCCAAGCTCGTGATTCTCTCAATCTTTCTTGCCCTTATTTTCTCCCAGATTCGGGCTGTCGCTTCAATCCCGGCGGAGGAAGAAGAGCCAGTGAAGTTCCCCCGATCGGACACCCCTGATTCTTCCGCTCTGAAGATCGAGTTGAATCAGCTCAGGGCTAAGATCCTAG AATTCGACGCCAGTGAGAAGATTAAGGCACTGAAAAAGAAGAATGAGCTtatagaagaggaggaggaagtaATTCAAGGGAACTCGGATAGCATTTCTTCATTGCAGAGTGAAATCGAGTCTCTCCAG GCGCTGATTGTACATATGTCAAGTCTAAAGAGAGTACAAAAGGTCACTTGGTGTTTTGgttggattctgttgagtggtctggaatccctaCTCTTGCTCATTTTCCATAAAGGTAGTTCGACCTTGGAATCGAGTAAATATGAATTGTTCATAGTAGAGATTGTGTATAAATTAGACTTATCATGTTAG
- the LOC126592752 gene encoding uncharacterized protein LOC126592752 isoform X13 — MAASKLVILSIFLALIFSQIRAVASIPAEEEEPVKFPRSDTPDSSALKIELNQLRAKILGADCTYVKSKESTKGHLVFWLDSVEWSGIPTLAHFP; from the exons ATGGCGGCCTCCAAGCTCGTGATTCTCTCAATCTTTCTTGCCCTTATTTTCTCCCAGATTCGGGCTGTCGCTTCAATCCCGGCGGAGGAAGAAGAGCCAGTGAAGTTCCCCCGATCGGACACCCCTGATTCTTCCGCTCTGAAGATCGAGTTGAATCAGCTCAGGGCTAAGATCCTAG GCGCTGATTGTACATATGTCAAGTCTAAAGAGAGTACAAAAGGTCACTTGGTGTTTTGgttggattctgttgagtggtctggaatccctaCTCTTGCTCATTTTCCATAA
- the LOC126592752 gene encoding uncharacterized protein LOC126592752 isoform X6, whose product MAASKLVILSIFLALIFSQIRAVASIPAEEEEPVKFPRSDTPDSSALKIELNQLRAKILEFDASEKIKALKKKNELIEEEEEVIQGNSDSISSLQSEIESLQPIRVLDADALFPWCRR is encoded by the exons ATGGCGGCCTCCAAGCTCGTGATTCTCTCAATCTTTCTTGCCCTTATTTTCTCCCAGATTCGGGCTGTCGCTTCAATCCCGGCGGAGGAAGAAGAGCCAGTGAAGTTCCCCCGATCGGACACCCCTGATTCTTCCGCTCTGAAGATCGAGTTGAATCAGCTCAGGGCTAAGATCCTAG AATTCGACGCCAGTGAGAAGATTAAGGCACTGAAAAAGAAGAATGAGCTtatagaagaggaggaggaagtaATTCAAGGGAACTCGGATAGCATTTCTTCATTGCAGAGTGAAATCGAGTCTCTCCAG CCTATCCGAGTTCTTGATGCCGATGCATTATTCCCATGGTGTAGGCGCTGA
- the LOC126592752 gene encoding uncharacterized protein LOC126592752 isoform X10: MAASKLVILSIFLALIFSQIRAVASIPAEEEEPVKFPRSDTPDSSALKIELNQLRAKILEFDASEKIKALKKKNELIEEEEEVIQGNSDSISSLQSEIESLQYVHG, translated from the exons ATGGCGGCCTCCAAGCTCGTGATTCTCTCAATCTTTCTTGCCCTTATTTTCTCCCAGATTCGGGCTGTCGCTTCAATCCCGGCGGAGGAAGAAGAGCCAGTGAAGTTCCCCCGATCGGACACCCCTGATTCTTCCGCTCTGAAGATCGAGTTGAATCAGCTCAGGGCTAAGATCCTAG AATTCGACGCCAGTGAGAAGATTAAGGCACTGAAAAAGAAGAATGAGCTtatagaagaggaggaggaagtaATTCAAGGGAACTCGGATAGCATTTCTTCATTGCAGAGTGAAATCGAGTCTCTCCAG TACGTGCACGGTTAG